In one Pseudomonas sp. 31-12 genomic region, the following are encoded:
- a CDS encoding response regulator transcription factor: MSELLLIDDDQELCELLSSWLSQEGFQVRACHDGQSARRALAETSPAAVVLDVMLPDGSGLELLKQLRSDHPDLPVLMLSARGEPLDRILGLELGADDYLAKPCDPRELTARLRAVLRRSHPTAVSSQLELGDLCFSPVRGVVSIDEQEFTLTVSESRLLEALLKQPGEPLDKQELAQIALGRKLTLYDRSLDMHVSNLRKKIGPHPDGRPRIIALRSRGYYYSL, from the coding sequence ATGAGCGAGCTGTTATTAATTGATGATGACCAGGAGCTGTGCGAGCTCCTGAGCAGTTGGCTGAGCCAGGAAGGCTTTCAGGTCCGTGCCTGTCACGACGGCCAGAGTGCCCGCCGTGCGCTGGCCGAAACCTCCCCCGCCGCCGTGGTGCTGGACGTGATGCTGCCAGACGGCAGCGGCCTGGAACTGCTCAAGCAATTGCGCAGCGACCATCCGGACCTGCCGGTGCTGATGCTGTCTGCGCGTGGCGAACCATTGGATCGAATCCTCGGCCTGGAGCTCGGCGCCGACGATTACCTGGCCAAGCCGTGCGACCCACGGGAGCTGACTGCCCGTCTGCGCGCCGTGTTGCGCCGCAGTCATCCGACGGCGGTGTCCAGCCAACTCGAATTGGGCGACCTGTGTTTCAGCCCGGTGCGCGGCGTGGTCAGCATCGATGAACAGGAGTTCACCCTCACCGTCTCCGAAAGCCGTCTGCTCGAAGCCCTGCTCAAGCAACCCGGCGAGCCGCTGGACAAACAGGAACTGGCGCAAATCGCCCTCGGCCGCAAGCTGACCCTGTACGACCGCAGCCTGGACATGCACGTCAGCAACCTGCGCAAAAAGATCGGCCCGCACCCCGACGGCCGCCCGCGCATCATTGCCCTGCGTAGCCGCGGTTACTACTACAGCCTATGA
- a CDS encoding translation initiation factor 2 gives MRKGPLCLMLVTLSMVAPAHGEESAEGGSSTPLSLSAGSQITELQQRLKVSEQQREELSKQLQNTDSERESAQLGRLRQENQRLKLQLKEAQASTPLPRLLTDQQQWFVIGGGVALLALLCGIFASGATRKRRQWLN, from the coding sequence ATGCGCAAAGGTCCGTTGTGTCTGATGTTGGTGACGTTGTCGATGGTGGCCCCTGCCCACGGTGAAGAAAGCGCCGAGGGCGGCAGTTCGACGCCGTTGTCGCTGAGCGCCGGCAGCCAGATAACCGAGTTGCAGCAACGCTTGAAGGTAAGCGAGCAGCAACGGGAAGAACTGAGCAAACAACTGCAAAATACCGACAGTGAACGCGAAAGCGCTCAGCTGGGCCGGTTGCGCCAAGAGAACCAGCGCCTCAAGCTGCAACTCAAGGAAGCCCAGGCCAGCACCCCGCTGCCACGGCTGCTGACTGATCAGCAGCAATGGTTCGTAATCGGTGGTGGGGTTGCGCTATTGGCCCTGCTCTGCGGTATCTTCGCCAGCGGTGCCACCAGAAAACGTCGGCAATGGCTAAATTGA